Proteins encoded by one window of Venturia canescens isolate UGA chromosome 2, ASM1945775v1, whole genome shotgun sequence:
- the Ttc1 gene encoding tetratricopeptide repeat protein 1 isoform X1, which produces MDEPTIPSNEQIIDDLTKELRNSCGTTQSNSTSTRAEYGSDDDKDSADENLTSLPTGMEEDDKSDFLQSEGPCLDFIDEEALKDREVTLTEDEKRKLRDEADVLKNEGNTFFKAGEYTKAHTSYTEGLQICPLAYAEERAILYANRAAAKMKHMVQKDQILTMFKDENLNMQNVSKNSNFVFFNKIFNQEDKEPAIADCTKAIELNPKYLKAYLRRAQLHEETNKLDNALEDFKKILELDPSHSEANHAVRRLPPLIEEANEKLKAEMLGKLKDLGNLVLKPFGLSTNNFELQQDPNSGGYSVKFNQNPS; this is translated from the exons ATGGACGAGCCAACGATACCGTCCAACGAACAAATTATTGATGACTTAACGAAGGAACTTCGAAATTCGTGTGGTACGACTCAATCGAATAGTACATCAACACGCGCGGAGTACGGTTCGGACGACGACAAAGACAGTGCCGACGAAAACCTGACTTCGTTGCCTACAGGAATGGAAGAAGATGATAAATCCGACTTTCTTCAAAGTGAAGGACCTTGTTTGGATTTCATCGATGAGGAGGCTTTAAAAGATCGAGAAGTTACTTTAACCGaagatgaaaaacga AAACTTCGTGACGAAGCAGATGTACTGAAAAACGAGGGCAACACATTTTTCAAAGCCGGAGAGTACACCAAAGCTCATACCTCTTACACAGAAGGATTGCAAATATGTCCGTTAGCATATGCCGAAGAGAGGGCAATCTTATATGCGAACCGAGCTGCAGCCAAAATGAAACACATGGTTCAGAAAGATCAAATATTAACAATGTTCAA AGATGAAAACTTAAACATGCAAAATGTGAGTAAGAATTCGAATTTcgtgtttttcaataaaattttcaatcaggAGGATAAGGAGCCCGCCATAGCCGATTGCACAAAAGCCATAGAATTGAATCCAAAGTATCTGAAAGCATACCTGAGAAGAGCACAATTGCacgaagaaacgaataaacTGGACAACGCGTTAGAAGATTTTAAAAAGATTCTTGAGCTCGATCCGTCTCACTCAGAAGCAAACCACGCTGTGCGG AGATTGCCACCACTGATAGAGGAAGCGAACGAGAAACTGAAAGCTGAAATGTTAGGAAAACTGAAAGATCTCGGAAATTTGGTCCTCAAGCCATTCGGATTGTCCACTAACAATTTCGAGCTTCAGCAGGATCCCAACAGTGGTGGATATAGCGTTAAATTTAATCAGAATCCTAGTTAA
- the UQCR-11 gene encoding cytochrome b-c1 complex subunit 6, mitochondrial — MTFLQNFINRFIPTVKADDEELVDPQKVLREKCSENKCSAFQEKLSTCNDRVNSRKQTEETCLEELIDYVSCVDHCASHDLFSKLK, encoded by the exons ATGACGTTCCTCCAGAACTTCATTAATCGTTTTATTCCCACGGTCAAGGCGGACGATGAAGAATTGGTCGATCCTCAGAAAGTTCTCAGA GAAAAATGCTCAGAGAACAAATGCAGCGCTTTCCAAGAGAAACTTAGCACGTGCAACGACAGAGTTAATTCTAGAAAACAGACGGAAGAGACTTGTTTGGAAGAACTGATAGATTACGTCAGTTGCGTAGATCACTGCGCTTCTCATGATTTATTCAGCAAGCTCAAGTAA
- the LOC122407088 gene encoding rabankyrin-5 isoform X2 produces MFVKSRDDEKEDCAFLKVSNVEGPAPRPSLRKIQRILMEMSRIAFRCWLLVAEVVGRCCWPVLPKAVNAVDHKGERALEVALKARQPSLARTLVEHQADLIAKNSRGLTLLQSAILKGDFYTAEFIIEQLEISGSARRLCDPLRFEETTKDSEGLKEFAGCTVLHLIAKHKTQEMINVAARLLQAGIDPNLQDNRGWTALHSSIAEKNEALFDLLLEAKNLNLNLATVEGHSPLCFSLRTEPFQENFAKKLLSKGAAGNPIYPKTGDTLLHILARDGRQEAAIFLVENSTEKSWKGNLEGFTVLHEACKSGLAELVRLLLKNDVSPNNACTAMTLTSGEAPIHLAVTNLYLDVVEALLGASDSNTQLDIKEKNGETPLSLAIKAPLKKGREIVAALINAGANVNQRNEKGLTLLHQAILKEDSATAIFLLENGADINAKTGEGETPLQLAVHCRLGEVVEALCRRGVDTSIGCPLWDALESEQEDTASVLVSHGADTDCWSPGPEGCLQTLLHRAIDDNQQDIAQFLIRSGCDLNAPRRPGLDGAGGDEARDNCTPLHLCCEWGLEQVVQTLVEHGANVNARDADGKTPIHIAVQNQHTQIISLLLCHPNIDLSLRDKKGMSPFATALTVRNNKAAEAILERLPTAAEQFDNKGRNFLHMAIQKNDMESILFLLSIQVDVNSRVQDVTQTPPLHLAVISGNEMLVRSLILAGARINDTDAHRNTALHAAAKAGHAVVVSALLQNNINFDAVNADGDNALHVAVREGHAAVVRALLTECTLDAETVNLKGRNPLHELARYGRDNAATICELFLECMAQYPLNNPDLDGNTPLLIAYMKGNGNLCRTLVKSGACLGHMNKEGITIFNYQVATKQLLYRLLDSLTQEAPWADKDLCLECGTKFSLTMRKHHCRHCGRILCSKCSGQDVPILKFGLNKPVRVCAVCFDVLQIGAD; encoded by the exons ATGTTCGTAAAATCACGAGACGATGAAAAAGAGGATTGTGCCTTTTTAAAAGTGTCTAACGTTGAGGGACCGGCGCCGCGTCCGAGCTTGAGAAAAATACAACGCATTCTGATGGAAATGTCGAGGATCGCTTTCCGCTGTTGGTTGCTGGTTGCGGAGGTGGTGGGAAGATGCTGCTGGCCCGTG CTTCCGAAAGCCGTAAATGCCGTGGACCACAAAGGGGAGAGAGCCCTCGAAGTGGCTTTGAAAGCGCGACAACCCTCTCTGGCACGTACGCTCGTCGAGCATCAGGCAGATTTGATAGCAAAAAATTCACGAGGTTTGACGCTGCTCCAGTCAGCTATACTCAAAGGAGACTTTTACACCGCCGAATTTATAATCGAACAATTGGAGATCAGTGGAAGTGCGCGGAGGCTTTGCGATCCTTTGCGATTTGAGGAGACGACTAAGGATTCTGAAGGCTTGAAAGAATTCGCTGGTTGCACAGTTTTGCACTTAATCGCAAAGCACAAAACGCAGGAGATGATCAATGTTGCTGCAAGACTTTTGCAAGCGGGTATCGATCCGAATTTGCAGGATAATCGAGGATG GACGGCCCTGCACAGCAGCATCGCAGAAAAGAACGAGGCGCTGTTCGATTTGTTGCTGGAAGCGAAAAATTTGAACCTGAATCTAGCGACTGTGGAAGGTCATTCGCCGCTGTGTTTTTCATTACGAACGGAACCGTTTCAGGAgaatttcgcaaaaaaattgCTGTCGAAAGGAGCAGCCGGGAACCCGATTTATCCGAAAACAGGCGACACGCTTTTGCACATCCTGGCACGAGACGGTCGGCAAGAAGCGGCTATTTTTTTGGTTGAAAATTCTACGGAAAAATCGTGGAAAGGAAATTTGGAAGGGTTTACGGTTTTGCACGAAGCTTGCAAATCCGGTCTCGCTGAGCTCGTCAGattgttattaaaaaatgatgtttcGCCTAATAACGCATGCACTGCGATGACCTTGACCAGTGGCGAAGCCCCCATACATTTAGCAGTGACGAATCTTTATCTCGACGTGGTCGAGGCACTTTTGGGTGCCAGTGACTCAAATACTCAACtcgatataaaagaaaaaaacggcgAAACGCCTCTCAGTCTCGCCATCAAAGCACCCCTGAAAAAAGGCCGCGAAATCGTCGCAGCCCTTATCAATGCCGGTGCTAACGTTAATCAGCGAAATGAAAAAGGATTGACGCTTTTGCACCAAGCTATTTTAAAAGAAGATTCCGCAACTGCAATCTTTCTTCTCGAAAATGGCGCTGATATAAACGCCAA GACAGGCGAGGGTGAAACGCCACTTCAGCTGGCAGTTCATTGTCGTCTTGGCGAAGTCGTCGAAGCTCTATGCAGACGAGGTGTCGACACATCGATCGGTTGTCCATTGTGGGACGCCCTGGAATCCGAGCAAGAGGACACAGCCTCGGTACTTGTCAGCCATGGGGCTGACACGGATTGCTGGAGTCCAGGGCCGGAAGGATGTCTACAGACTCTTTTGCATCGTGCGATCGACGACAATCAGCAAGACATAGCTCAGTTTTTAATAAGAAGCGGTTGTGATTTAAATGCCCCACGAAGGCCAGGCTTGGACGGTGCTGGTGGCGACGAGGCACGTGACAATTGTACGCCTCTTCATTTGTGTTGCGAATGGGGCCTCGAACAAGTTGTTCAGACCCTCGTCGAACACGGAGCAAATGTAAACGCTCGCGATGCTGATGGGAAAACTCCGATTCACATCGCCGTACAAAACCAACACACACAAATCATTTCGCTTTTATTGTGCCATCCGAATATCGATTTATCTCTGAGAGACAAAAAAGGCATGAGCCCCTTTGCCACCGCACTCACCGTTCGCAACAACAAAGCTGCTGAAGCGATTCTCGAAAGACTACCAACTGCTGCTGAACAGTTTGATAATAAAGGCCGCAATTTTCTTCATATGGCCATCCAGAAAAATGACATGGAAAGCATTCTGTTTCTGTTATCTATTCAG GTTGACGTTAACTCAAGGGTGCAGGACGTAACTCAAACGCCTCCATTGCATCTCGCTGTAATTTCTGGGAACGAAATGTTGGTTCGAAGTCTCATATTGGCAGGAGCGCGAATAAACGACACGGATGCTCACAGAAATACGGCGTTGCATGCAGCCGCCAAAGCGGGTCATGCTGTTGTCGTATCGGCTTTGTTGCag aacaaTATAAACTTCGACGCCGTCAACGCCGATGGTGACAACGCACTGCACGTTGCCGTCCGCGAAGGTCATGCTGCAGTCGTCCGAGCTCTCTTGACGGAATGCACGCTCGACGCCGAAACCGTTAATCTCAAAGGGAGAAATCCATTGCACGAATTGGCAAGATACGGACGGGATAATGCCGCAACTATTTGCGAATTATTTTTAGAATGTATGGCCCAGTATCCTCTGAACAATCCAG attTGGACGGGAATACGCCTTTACTGATTGCCTACATGAAGGGCAATGGGAATCTGTGTCGTACGCTCGTTAAATCTGGCGCGTGTTTGGGACACATGAACAAGGAAGGAATCACGATATTCAATTATCAAGTCGCAACGAAACAATTGTTGTATCGATTATTGGATTCGCTGACGCAGGAAGCTCCTTGGGCCGATAAGGATCTTTGCCTTGAGTGTGGAACCAAATTCTCCCTGACCATGCGGAAGCATCACTG TCGTCACTGCGGCAGAATTTTGTGCAGCAAATGTTCAGGGCAGGATGTTCCGATCCTAAAATTTGGACTGAACAAACCCGTCCGTGTATGTGCAGTCTGTTTCGACGTGCTGCAAATTGGCGCAGATTAG
- the Ttc1 gene encoding tetratricopeptide repeat protein 1 isoform X2, with product MDEPTIPSNEQIIDDLTKELRNSCGTTQSNSTSTRAEYGSDDDKDSADENLTSLPTGMEEDDKSDFLQSEGPCLDFIDEEALKDREVTLTEDEKRKLRDEADVLKNEGNTFFKAGEYTKAHTSYTEGLQICPLAYAEERAILYANRAAAKMKHMEDKEPAIADCTKAIELNPKYLKAYLRRAQLHEETNKLDNALEDFKKILELDPSHSEANHAVRRLPPLIEEANEKLKAEMLGKLKDLGNLVLKPFGLSTNNFELQQDPNSGGYSVKFNQNPS from the exons ATGGACGAGCCAACGATACCGTCCAACGAACAAATTATTGATGACTTAACGAAGGAACTTCGAAATTCGTGTGGTACGACTCAATCGAATAGTACATCAACACGCGCGGAGTACGGTTCGGACGACGACAAAGACAGTGCCGACGAAAACCTGACTTCGTTGCCTACAGGAATGGAAGAAGATGATAAATCCGACTTTCTTCAAAGTGAAGGACCTTGTTTGGATTTCATCGATGAGGAGGCTTTAAAAGATCGAGAAGTTACTTTAACCGaagatgaaaaacga AAACTTCGTGACGAAGCAGATGTACTGAAAAACGAGGGCAACACATTTTTCAAAGCCGGAGAGTACACCAAAGCTCATACCTCTTACACAGAAGGATTGCAAATATGTCCGTTAGCATATGCCGAAGAGAGGGCAATCTTATATGCGAACCGAGCTGCAGCCAAAATGAAACACATG gAGGATAAGGAGCCCGCCATAGCCGATTGCACAAAAGCCATAGAATTGAATCCAAAGTATCTGAAAGCATACCTGAGAAGAGCACAATTGCacgaagaaacgaataaacTGGACAACGCGTTAGAAGATTTTAAAAAGATTCTTGAGCTCGATCCGTCTCACTCAGAAGCAAACCACGCTGTGCGG AGATTGCCACCACTGATAGAGGAAGCGAACGAGAAACTGAAAGCTGAAATGTTAGGAAAACTGAAAGATCTCGGAAATTTGGTCCTCAAGCCATTCGGATTGTCCACTAACAATTTCGAGCTTCAGCAGGATCCCAACAGTGGTGGATATAGCGTTAAATTTAATCAGAATCCTAGTTAA
- the LOC122407093 gene encoding uncharacterized protein: MHFFTRLRFTLWTGLFLAYISKIHCIGLSCYQCTVAPNPGAKVSASQICSHFDESQHFQTYCPHSTLCMKKSIRHRLGNGSLVLTSVERGCAPQLNVSKAYDFQKKSWYDTHEVVTSAYDERCYFGEDRGSPGGPPEYCFCSFHLCNGSVAKKIAYYLAWMSIVGVFSMQSIIL; the protein is encoded by the exons ATGCATTTCTTCACACGGTTACGATTCACTTTGTGGACTGGTTTATTTCTAGCCT atatatCGAAGATTCATTGCATAGGTTTATCCTGCTACCAATGCACCGTCGCACCAAATCCTGGCGCCAAAGTTTCTGCTAGTCAAATTTGCAGTCATTTCGACGAGAGCCAACACTTTCAAACGTATTGTCCACATTCGACGCTatgtatgaaaaaatccaTAAGACACCGACTTGGCAATGGAT CGCTTGTTTTGACAAGCGTCGAACGAGGCTGCGCGCCGCAACTGAATGTCAGTAAAGCTTACGacttccaaaaaaaatcgtggtACGATACACACGAAGTTGTAACCTCGGCGTATGACGAGAGATGTTACTTCGGTGAGGACAGAGGATCCCCGGGTGGACCACCCGAATATTGCTTCTGCAGTTTCCACTTGTGCAACGGGAGCGTGGCTAAGAAAATCGCATACTATTTAGCTTGGATGTCGATTGTTGGAGTATTTTCAATGCAAAGTATTATTCTCTAG
- the LOC122407088 gene encoding rabankyrin-5 isoform X1, protein MDDSAESQKWQQHLSLLRTQYVSLYTANTELQQKYAIATASKQESGFIERLLATIASLHGQQRYSDLTIKLANRDTPAHKFVLGARSDLWNDTALANKSDLDWSNLDPIVASILLKWIYTSIVEKDNLSLELMRASSDFQLQELTEQCERYLIGIVGLQDCVRFYTAAEEMNASTLRDHCSSLISAHWEDLTGEDFKEMPGPLLYQLLKAKSDFPLHSAVRLVREDVVFLYLVEHNSELPKAVNAVDHKGERALEVALKARQPSLARTLVEHQADLIAKNSRGLTLLQSAILKGDFYTAEFIIEQLEISGSARRLCDPLRFEETTKDSEGLKEFAGCTVLHLIAKHKTQEMINVAARLLQAGIDPNLQDNRGWTALHSSIAEKNEALFDLLLEAKNLNLNLATVEGHSPLCFSLRTEPFQENFAKKLLSKGAAGNPIYPKTGDTLLHILARDGRQEAAIFLVENSTEKSWKGNLEGFTVLHEACKSGLAELVRLLLKNDVSPNNACTAMTLTSGEAPIHLAVTNLYLDVVEALLGASDSNTQLDIKEKNGETPLSLAIKAPLKKGREIVAALINAGANVNQRNEKGLTLLHQAILKEDSATAIFLLENGADINAKTGEGETPLQLAVHCRLGEVVEALCRRGVDTSIGCPLWDALESEQEDTASVLVSHGADTDCWSPGPEGCLQTLLHRAIDDNQQDIAQFLIRSGCDLNAPRRPGLDGAGGDEARDNCTPLHLCCEWGLEQVVQTLVEHGANVNARDADGKTPIHIAVQNQHTQIISLLLCHPNIDLSLRDKKGMSPFATALTVRNNKAAEAILERLPTAAEQFDNKGRNFLHMAIQKNDMESILFLLSIQVDVNSRVQDVTQTPPLHLAVISGNEMLVRSLILAGARINDTDAHRNTALHAAAKAGHAVVVSALLQNNINFDAVNADGDNALHVAVREGHAAVVRALLTECTLDAETVNLKGRNPLHELARYGRDNAATICELFLECMAQYPLNNPDLDGNTPLLIAYMKGNGNLCRTLVKSGACLGHMNKEGITIFNYQVATKQLLYRLLDSLTQEAPWADKDLCLECGTKFSLTMRKHHCRHCGRILCSKCSGQDVPILKFGLNKPVRVCAVCFDVLQIGAD, encoded by the exons ATGG ACGACTCGGCTGAATCCCAAAAATGGCAACAACATTTGTCACTACTTCGAACTCAATATGTCAGTTTGTATACGGCAAACACCGAATTGCAACAAAAATACGCTATCGCTACTGCCTCAAAACAAGAATCTGGATTCATCGAAAGGCTCCTAGCCACAATTGCTTCATTACATGGACAACAACGATACAG tgaTCTGACAATTAAACTAGCAAATCGAGATACTCCAGCGCACAAATTTGTCCTTGGAGCAAGAAGTGATTTGTGGAACGATACAGCACTTGCCAACAAATCAGACCTTG ATTGGAGTAATTTGGATCCTATAGTAGCTTCAATCCTTTTGAAATGGATTTACACCAGCATAGTGGAAAAAGACAATTTGTCGCTGGAATTGATGAGAGCCTCTTCAGATTTCCAGTTGCAAGAACTGACCGAACAATGCGAAAGATATTTGATAGGGATCGTTGGTCTTCAAGATTGTGTTCGTTTTTATACAGCGGCAGAGGAAATGAATGCATCAACATTGAGGGATCATTGCAGTTCCTTAATTTCCGCTCATTGG GAAGATTTGACTGGAGAAGATTTCAAAGAAATGCCAGGTCCACTCCTGTATCAGTTGCTTAAAGCCAAAAGCGACTTTCCATTACATTCCGCAGTGAGGTTGGTTCGTGAGGATGTTGTCTTCCTGTACTTGGTCGAGCATAATTCCGAG CTTCCGAAAGCCGTAAATGCCGTGGACCACAAAGGGGAGAGAGCCCTCGAAGTGGCTTTGAAAGCGCGACAACCCTCTCTGGCACGTACGCTCGTCGAGCATCAGGCAGATTTGATAGCAAAAAATTCACGAGGTTTGACGCTGCTCCAGTCAGCTATACTCAAAGGAGACTTTTACACCGCCGAATTTATAATCGAACAATTGGAGATCAGTGGAAGTGCGCGGAGGCTTTGCGATCCTTTGCGATTTGAGGAGACGACTAAGGATTCTGAAGGCTTGAAAGAATTCGCTGGTTGCACAGTTTTGCACTTAATCGCAAAGCACAAAACGCAGGAGATGATCAATGTTGCTGCAAGACTTTTGCAAGCGGGTATCGATCCGAATTTGCAGGATAATCGAGGATG GACGGCCCTGCACAGCAGCATCGCAGAAAAGAACGAGGCGCTGTTCGATTTGTTGCTGGAAGCGAAAAATTTGAACCTGAATCTAGCGACTGTGGAAGGTCATTCGCCGCTGTGTTTTTCATTACGAACGGAACCGTTTCAGGAgaatttcgcaaaaaaattgCTGTCGAAAGGAGCAGCCGGGAACCCGATTTATCCGAAAACAGGCGACACGCTTTTGCACATCCTGGCACGAGACGGTCGGCAAGAAGCGGCTATTTTTTTGGTTGAAAATTCTACGGAAAAATCGTGGAAAGGAAATTTGGAAGGGTTTACGGTTTTGCACGAAGCTTGCAAATCCGGTCTCGCTGAGCTCGTCAGattgttattaaaaaatgatgtttcGCCTAATAACGCATGCACTGCGATGACCTTGACCAGTGGCGAAGCCCCCATACATTTAGCAGTGACGAATCTTTATCTCGACGTGGTCGAGGCACTTTTGGGTGCCAGTGACTCAAATACTCAACtcgatataaaagaaaaaaacggcgAAACGCCTCTCAGTCTCGCCATCAAAGCACCCCTGAAAAAAGGCCGCGAAATCGTCGCAGCCCTTATCAATGCCGGTGCTAACGTTAATCAGCGAAATGAAAAAGGATTGACGCTTTTGCACCAAGCTATTTTAAAAGAAGATTCCGCAACTGCAATCTTTCTTCTCGAAAATGGCGCTGATATAAACGCCAA GACAGGCGAGGGTGAAACGCCACTTCAGCTGGCAGTTCATTGTCGTCTTGGCGAAGTCGTCGAAGCTCTATGCAGACGAGGTGTCGACACATCGATCGGTTGTCCATTGTGGGACGCCCTGGAATCCGAGCAAGAGGACACAGCCTCGGTACTTGTCAGCCATGGGGCTGACACGGATTGCTGGAGTCCAGGGCCGGAAGGATGTCTACAGACTCTTTTGCATCGTGCGATCGACGACAATCAGCAAGACATAGCTCAGTTTTTAATAAGAAGCGGTTGTGATTTAAATGCCCCACGAAGGCCAGGCTTGGACGGTGCTGGTGGCGACGAGGCACGTGACAATTGTACGCCTCTTCATTTGTGTTGCGAATGGGGCCTCGAACAAGTTGTTCAGACCCTCGTCGAACACGGAGCAAATGTAAACGCTCGCGATGCTGATGGGAAAACTCCGATTCACATCGCCGTACAAAACCAACACACACAAATCATTTCGCTTTTATTGTGCCATCCGAATATCGATTTATCTCTGAGAGACAAAAAAGGCATGAGCCCCTTTGCCACCGCACTCACCGTTCGCAACAACAAAGCTGCTGAAGCGATTCTCGAAAGACTACCAACTGCTGCTGAACAGTTTGATAATAAAGGCCGCAATTTTCTTCATATGGCCATCCAGAAAAATGACATGGAAAGCATTCTGTTTCTGTTATCTATTCAG GTTGACGTTAACTCAAGGGTGCAGGACGTAACTCAAACGCCTCCATTGCATCTCGCTGTAATTTCTGGGAACGAAATGTTGGTTCGAAGTCTCATATTGGCAGGAGCGCGAATAAACGACACGGATGCTCACAGAAATACGGCGTTGCATGCAGCCGCCAAAGCGGGTCATGCTGTTGTCGTATCGGCTTTGTTGCag aacaaTATAAACTTCGACGCCGTCAACGCCGATGGTGACAACGCACTGCACGTTGCCGTCCGCGAAGGTCATGCTGCAGTCGTCCGAGCTCTCTTGACGGAATGCACGCTCGACGCCGAAACCGTTAATCTCAAAGGGAGAAATCCATTGCACGAATTGGCAAGATACGGACGGGATAATGCCGCAACTATTTGCGAATTATTTTTAGAATGTATGGCCCAGTATCCTCTGAACAATCCAG attTGGACGGGAATACGCCTTTACTGATTGCCTACATGAAGGGCAATGGGAATCTGTGTCGTACGCTCGTTAAATCTGGCGCGTGTTTGGGACACATGAACAAGGAAGGAATCACGATATTCAATTATCAAGTCGCAACGAAACAATTGTTGTATCGATTATTGGATTCGCTGACGCAGGAAGCTCCTTGGGCCGATAAGGATCTTTGCCTTGAGTGTGGAACCAAATTCTCCCTGACCATGCGGAAGCATCACTG TCGTCACTGCGGCAGAATTTTGTGCAGCAAATGTTCAGGGCAGGATGTTCCGATCCTAAAATTTGGACTGAACAAACCCGTCCGTGTATGTGCAGTCTGTTTCGACGTGCTGCAAATTGGCGCAGATTAG